A segment of the Propionispora hippei DSM 15287 genome:
CTGGTGGACGGGGTTTGGTGTGAAGCAGCCTTTGCCCGGACTGAACGTAAAGAGGGCAGTGGCTATAAAGGTTTTGTTGTCCGTTCCAACCCCAAGGTAACGATCGAAGAGGACTTGTTTCGCCGGGATACCACCGTTAACTCAATCGCCGTTGACTGCCTTACCGGATTGGTAGTTGACCCCTTTCAGGGGCGGGCGGATATTGCCGGGAAATTATTGCGGGCGACCAGCGTTCATTTCGCCGAAGATCCAGTGCGGGCGCTGCGGCTGGCCGGACAGGCGGCCCGGCTGGATTTTACCGTCGAGCCGGCTACGTTGGCGCTGGCCGGTCAGGTTGCCGGTGAACTGGCCCAGGAGCCGCCGGAACGGCTGCTGGCGGAACTGACGAAAGTTTTGACTGATGCCGCCGAACCGGACCGATTCTTTCAGGTGCTGGCGGCAGCAGATTTGCTAAGAGTTGCGTTCGGCGAACTGGCTGCTTTGCCGTCGGATAATTTTGCTGACTCTATGACCAACCTGCGGGCGGTAGCCCGGGTGACGGCCAAGCCGAAGCTGCGGTTTGCCGTATTCGGTCTGGAACTGGCGGAGGAAGACTTGAACCGCTGGAACCAAAGGATGACCTTGCCGGGAGAATGGCTGAAGGCGGCGCTGACATTGGGCAAAGTGGCAACACTGCTCAGCGAGCCGGCACCTGGGCCTGAGCGGATTGTCCAGGCCCTGCAGCTTTTGGGACGGGGCGTATTGCCGGTGGAGGAGTTTGATCTGATCAGCCGGACTGTCGCCGCACCTTATCCCCGGCTAGACCCGTTTAAGGCCGCTCTGGCAACCCTGCCCCGCGAAACCGCGCCCCCCGGCCTGTCAGGCCGCGAACAGGGCCAGTGGATAAAACAACGCCAAATAGAGGCTATAGCCAAACTACTATAATTTTTGCAGGCACTACCGCTCAAGCCGGATAGTGCCTGCTTTTATTTTATCTCTCAAGAAGGGGCTTAGTTATTCAGAGTTTCGTATGAAAAACAGGCTGTTCATTTGTAACCGTCTGGGGTTTGGTTCTACTGGCCATTACGGAAAAAGACGGTCCGCAGGATGACCCCAGGGGGAGTTTCCGTTAAGAAATCCGCCTATGCCCTTTGGGTATTTGTCTGAGCGAAGCGAGTTGACGGATTTTAGGAAAATCCTCCTGGGGTCAAGTCTTTTGGAGTGTCAGGCCTAGATTTTTTGCTTACTTTTGTATCATGACAAAAGTAAGAATAGAACAGCTAGAAAAAATTATCTCAATAAGGCAACAATGGAGTGCTGTGCTAGAACCAATATCAAATGAAAAACTTATCAGGTAGATAAGGAAAAAGTATGAAAACCCCAATAAAATCCAACACTATAGCCAGTGCTGTACCAACCTTGAAAACAGAAATTGCTGACGGTTAACATTTCGCCATCATCTTTCCGTTTCAAAGTTGATACAGCACGGAGACATTACCTTACTACGAGCGGGAGGAACGCGGATGAAGAAGTTTGTTTGTACGGTTTGCGGCTATGTGCACGAAGGGGACGAGGCACCGGATAAGTGCCCTGTCTGTAAAGCCGGTAGGGAAAAATTCAAGGAAATGTCCGGTGAATTGGCCTGGGCCGATGAGCACCGGGTCGGGGCAACCAAGGATATCCCCGCCGAGATGGTGGAAATGCTGCGG
Coding sequences within it:
- a CDS encoding CCA tRNA nucleotidyltransferase codes for the protein MNGDKLSEQAFAQIIADHGGRLYRVGGCVRDAFLGKTPKDIDFCITGMVKKQFKQLFPAAEEQGKSFPVFRLLVDGVWCEAAFARTERKEGSGYKGFVVRSNPKVTIEEDLFRRDTTVNSIAVDCLTGLVVDPFQGRADIAGKLLRATSVHFAEDPVRALRLAGQAARLDFTVEPATLALAGQVAGELAQEPPERLLAELTKVLTDAAEPDRFFQVLAAADLLRVAFGELAALPSDNFADSMTNLRAVARVTAKPKLRFAVFGLELAEEDLNRWNQRMTLPGEWLKAALTLGKVATLLSEPAPGPERIVQALQLLGRGVLPVEEFDLISRTVAAPYPRLDPFKAALATLPRETAPPGLSGREQGQWIKQRQIEAIAKLL